Proteins from a single region of Larus michahellis chromosome 13, bLarMic1.1, whole genome shotgun sequence:
- the LOC141750792 gene encoding dynein light chain 2, cytoplasmic-like produces ERGGGRSGPGPGGRGACEGRAGSRSRGPGAPDCSVQTPTGRRAALMGDTDASEETQRPAVECVVWAREKYSAERETASLIEREFEKKHGPTWHCIVGKFGSFVSPETKHFIFLRCGVNDLLFKAGESYGLLFRVACACKIAQ; encoded by the exons gagcggggcggcgggaggagcggcCCTGGGCCGGGCGGCCGTGGGGCCTGTGAGGGCCGGGCCGGCAGCCGCTCCCGCGGTCCCGGTGCTCCTGACTGCTCGGTGCAGACACCCACGGGCCGTCGGGCGGCCCTGATGGGGGACACGGACGCGTCCGAGGAGACGCAACGACCTGCCGTGGAGTGTGTCGTTTGGGCCAGAGAGAAATACAGTGCTGAAAGAGAAACTGCATCCCTTATAGAGAGG GAGTTTGAGAAGAAACATGGTCCCACTTGGCACTGCATTGTAGGGAAATTTGGCAGCTTTGTGTCTCCTGAGACCAAGCACTTCATCTTCCTCAGATGTGGAGTAAATGATCTTCTGTTTAAAGCTGGTGAGAGCTACGGATTGTTGTTCAGAGTGGCTTGTGCTTGTAAGATTGCGCAGTAA
- the RNF10 gene encoding E3 ubiquitin-protein ligase RNF10 — protein MLQSPPGPTPASASAMDKSSPCGSGAPGSSAGGKGQQPRSASAGPAAGESKPKGDGKNASGSKQRYNRKRETSYSKNENFSSQSRRSNSQKSKAFNKMPPQRGGSGGSGKLFSSCNGGRRDEVAEAQRAEFSPAQFSGPKKINLNHLLNFTFEPRGQAGHFDGNGHGNWGKRNKWGHKPFNKELFLQANCQFVVSEEQDYTVHFADPDTLVNWDFVEQVRICSHEVPSCPICLYPPTAAKITRCGHIFCWACILHYLSLSEKTWSKCPICYGSVHKKDLKSVVAMETRQYAIGDTITMQLMRREKGVLIALPKSQWMNVVQPVYIRDDQHSQYSKLLLASREQVLQLVILEEKAALLKQYEEEKHTPEACFIEAAIQELKERETALSADQDKNNGIAGIGAAMEELVLESSKAVEPAVSQEKKCGVEYLSAFDEELVEPCSELASSFSPPVEAEEAALDEEEVPEVDTVGEPDTNTTEEPNPAETSYQESKDTISSGHLSNSPFYYFYQAEDGQCMYLHPVNVRCLVREYGSLEKSPEKITAAVVEITGYSMTEDIRQRHRYLCHLPLTCEFSICELALKPPIISKETLELFSDDLEKRKRLRQKKARDERRRERRIEIEENKKQGKYPEVHIALENLQQFPAFTSCPGETTSTDHQSFCLSPLGRSPVFQTESIPTPLSPAASQVSPLLCGSLEEESPFPSFAQMLRVGKAKPETWPKPAPKTRDENTLALPVPADSDGESDSSDRIPVPSFQNSFSQAIEAALLKLDKPSTADHLSEEKGGKKRKKQKQKLLFSTSVVHTK, from the exons ATGCTGCAGAGCCCGCCCGGCCCGACCCCCGCCTCAGCCTCCGCCATGGACaagagcagcccctgcggctCCGGTGCGCCCGGCTCCTCGGCCGGCGGCAAAGGGCAGCAGCCGCGGTCCGCCTcggccgggcccgccgcgggGGAGTCTAAGCCCAAAGGCG atggAAAGAATGCGAGTGGATCCAAACAGCGTTATAATCGTAAAAGAGAAACTTCATATTCAAAAAATGAGAACTTTTCCAGTCAGTCCCGTCGCTCCAattcacagaaaagcaaagcttttaacaAGATGCCCCCTCAAAGGGGAGGTAGCGGCGGAAGTGGCAAACTTTTTAGCTCTTGTAATGGTGGAAGACGAGATGAG GTAGCAGAGGCTCAGCGGGCAGAGTTCAGCCCTGCCCAATTCTCTGGTCCCAAGAAGATTAATCTGAACCACTTACTGAACTTCACTTTTGAACCCCGTGGCCAAGCAGGCCATTTTGATGGGAATGGACATGGCAACTGGGGGAAAAGGAACAAGTGGGGACATAAGCCTTTCAACAAGGAGCTCTTCCTACAGGCCAA CTGCCAGTTTGTTGTCTCTGAAGAACAGGACTACACAGTCCACTTTGCTGATCCAGATACCTTGGTCAACTGGGACTTTGTGGAGCAAGTG CGAATTTGTAGCCATGAAGTGCCCTCTTGCCCCATATGTCTGTACCCACCAACCGCAGCAAAGATCACCCGCTGTGGGCATATCTTTTGTTGGGCATGTATCCTTCACTATCTCTCCTTGAGTGAAAAGACCTGGAGTAAATGTCCTATTTGTTACGGCTCTGTTCACAAGAAGGATCTCAAGAG TGTTGTTGCCATGGAAACACGTCAATATGCAATTGGTGATACCATTACAATGCAACTTATGAGAAGAGAGAAAGGTGTTCTGATAGCACTGCCCAAATCTCAGTGGATGAATGTGGTGCAGCCTGTTTACATCAGAG ATGACCAGCATAGTCAGTATTCAAAGCTGCTTCTGGCATCCAGGGAGCAGGTATTGCAGCTGGTGATTCTGGAGGAGAAAGCGGCATTACTAAAACAGtatgaggaagaaaaacacaCCCCAGAGGCTTGCTTTATTGAGGCGGCTATCCAGGAACTGAAG GAGCGAGAAACAGCACTCTCTGCTGACCAGGATAAAAACAATGGCATTGCTGGAATTGGTGCAGCTATGGAAGAATTGGTCCTAGAAAGCTCCAAGGCAGTGGAGCCTGCAGTTTCCCAAGAGAAAAAG TGTGGTGTGGAATATCTCTCTGCATTTGATGAGGAGCTTGTGGAGCCTTGCTCTGAACTGGCAAGTTCCTTTTCGCCTCCTGTGGAAGCAGAAGAGGCAGCGCTGGATGAAGAGGAGGTACCTGAGGTGGACACTGTAGGGGAACCTGATACGAACACTACAGAAGAACCAAATCCAGCAGAAACAAGCTACCAAGAATCTAAAGATACGATTAGCAGTGGACATCTTAGCAACTCTCCTTTTTACTATTTCTATCAAG CGGAGGACGGACAGTGTATGTATCTTCACCCTGTGAATGTTCGATGTCTTGTTCGTGAATAcggcagcctggagaagagtcCAGAGAAGATAACTGCAGCTGTAGTGGAGATAACTGGCTACTCAATGACAGAG gatatAAGACAGCGTCATCGCTACCTCTGTCACTTGCCCCTCACCTGTGAGTTCAGCATTTGTGAACTGGCTCTGAAGCCACCAATCATCTCTAAGGAGACTTTAGAGTTGTTTTCAG ATGACCTTGAAAAGAGGAAACGTCTACGGCAGAAGAAAGCTCGTGATGAACGACGACGTGAACGCAGAATTGAgatagaagaaaacaagaaacagggCAAAT ATCCAGAGGTCCATATTGCTTTAGAGAatctgcagcagttccctgctTTTACCTCTTGCCCCGGAGAAACTACCAGCACTGATCATCAGAGCTTCTGTCTGTCTCCTCTTGGCAGAAGCCCTGTGTTTCAGACAG AGTCTATTCCAACTCCACTGTCACCTGCTGCCAGCCAGGTCAGCCCGTTGCTCTGTGGGAGTTTAGAAGAAGagtctcccttcccttcctttgcccAG ATGTTGAGAGTTggaaaggcaaaaccagaaacatgGCCCAAACCTGCTCCAAAGACAAGGG ATGAGAACACTCTGGCACTCCCTGTGCCAGCGGACAGTGATGGAGAAAGTGACAGCTCTGACCGTATACCTGTGCCCAGCTTCCAGAATTCCTTCAGCCAAGCCATTGAGGCAGCCCTCCTGAAACTGGACAAACCGTCCACAGCTGATCATTTATCAG AGGAAAAGggaggcaagaaaagaaagaaacagaagcagaagctACTGTTCAGCACCTCTGTTGTTCACACAAAGTGA
- the POP5 gene encoding ribonuclease P/MRP protein subunit POP5 codes for MVRFKNRYVLCEVVSEDPRCRQCIEDRAVGLAVRDAIGRVHGDYGLACCSISFTVKYLNAYTGTVLLRCRKDFYRLLCSALPFVRQLESRNQRYPCALRTLHVGGTIRTCQKFLIQYNRRQLLMLLQNCTNEEERRCIQKSLLSCSLTEEQPQSGDEDDDDGIETD; via the exons ATGGTTCGCTTCAAGAACAG GTACGTGCTGTGCGAGGTAGTATCGGAGGATCCACGGTGCCGGCAGTGCATCGAGGACCGCGCGGTGGGCCTCGCCGTCAGGGACGCCATCGGGCGGGTGCACGGGGACTACGGCCTGGCCTGCTGCTCCATCTCCTTCACAG TGAAATACCTGAACGCCTACACCGGGACCGTGCTCCTCCGGTGCCGCAAGGACTTCTACAGGCTGCTCTGCTCCGCGCTCCCCTTCGTCCGGCAGCTGGAGAGCCGTAACCAGCGCTACCCTTGCGCTCTCCGCACCCTGCACGTCGGAG GTACTATAAGAACATGTCAGAAATTTCTAATTCAGTATAACAGAAGACAGCTGCTGATGTTGTTGCAGAACTGTACAAATGAAG AGGAAAGACGGTGTATACAGAAGTCCTTGTTGAGCTGTTCCCTTACAGAAGAGCAGCCTCAAAGtggagatgaagatgatgatgatggcaTAGAGACAGACTGA